The following are encoded in a window of Palaemon carinicauda isolate YSFRI2023 chromosome 31, ASM3689809v2, whole genome shotgun sequence genomic DNA:
- the LOC137624681 gene encoding uncharacterized protein: MGVGSVSDDLGRSVPVRIVRDTCSSNSLIVKGKVPGLEKTFTSDRLVVRSLGGLVTVPLCRLYQHCGLLARYVTVGVVDELPIRGVDFLMGNDLGGEKVVPSPIVVDTPLEVSPVEDPVLYPSCVVQRSRSLAVVEVPRERETDVTKDVNVSTTSVTLTKNAVGTVDVDINIYSLFQTDSFGGNVKEKESVLETKFALKTGNAVLVNTVNSIENEINSSNVFDYSDNLFDMNCSDIIKAQLEDLSLQSIYSEFVAEDQINTEPVCYYLRNGLMMRKFRSLHTPGSSTWEIRNQIVIPASLRPKVLHMAHNVSSSHLGIRNTLSAVLQLFYWPGIKKSVTEYCKSCAVCQLVGKPNQIIKPAPLQPIPVLPEPFDKVILDCVGPLPKSKKQNQYTITIMCSSIRYPDAYPLRNISSKTLIPVLIKFFTQYGITKIIQTDRGSNFTSDLFRQVMAAMSIKHTLSSVYHPESQGALERFHQTLKDALRKYCQEHQTDWDEGLPFVLYAIRNTRQESLGYSPAELLYGRKLRGSLEVLYDMWTDQTKEVTLGDYVKNVKGKLESSRKFAHDMKSNFDNKAETRSFRPGESVLMLVPIRKTFENRYEGPYTVMSRNKDNYVISTPGKRKSEKMVHINLLKKFETQCDNASDLKKLLELFPEICGCAYPDIIEPSISPWASPCVLGEKPDGSYRLCTDFRRLNEVTVSDSYPLPRVDDLIDQVSNAVYVSKIDLLRGYYQVPLADNTKPLTAFTTPDGLYQYTVLPFGLKNAPVVFQRLMDQVISNMPGIRVYLDDIIVFSDTWLDHLSMLKDLLSRLRQACLTINLTKSDFGHAKLQYLRYMIGSGEVSPVAAKVDAITKLSCPRSRREVRKFPGMVGYYRRFCKNFSEVVAALTDLTSSKRKFVWTPVCEEAF; the protein is encoded by the exons ATGGGGGTTGGCTCAGTGTCAGATGACCTAGGTAGAAGTGTGCCTGTTAGGATAGTACGGGACACTTGTTCTTCTAATAGTCTAATTGTAAAAGGAAAGGTTCCTGGTTTGGAAAAGACTTTTACATCCGATAGACTGGTTGTTAGAAGTTTGGGTGGACTGGTAACAGTTCCCTTGTGTAGGTTATATCAGCATTGTGGTTTATTAGCTCGTTATGTCACAGTTGGGGTGGTGGATGAATTGCCTATTCGAGGTGTTGATTTTCTTATGGGGAACGACTTAGGAGGAGAGAAGGTTGTACCTAGTCCCATAGTTGTTGACACTCCATTAGAGGTAAGCCCCGTGGAAGATCCAGTATTGTATCCTTCTTGTGTTGTACAGCGTAGCAGAAGTCTGGCTGTGGTAGAAGTCCCACGAGAGCGTGAAACAGATGTGACCAAGGACGTCAATGTAAGTACTACGTCAGTTACTTTAACAAAAAATGCTGTTGGTACAGTTGACGTAGATAtcaatatttatagtttattccaaactgatagttttggaggtaatgtaaaagagaaagaaagtgtgCTAGAAACTAAGTTTGCTTTGAAGACTGGTAACGCAGTATTGGTAAATACTGTAAActcaattgaaaatgaaattaattcaagtaatgtttttgattactctgataatctttttgatatgaactGTTCTGACATTATAAAAGCTCAACTGGAAGATTTGTCTTTGCAGTCTATTTACAGTGAATTTGTTGCAGAAGACCAGATCAATACGGAGCCGGTATGCTATTACCTGAGGAATGGACTAATGATGAGGAAGTTCAGATCTTTGCATACTCCGGGAAGTTCAACTTGGGAAATCAGGAATCAGATTGTCATTCCAGCTAGCCTAAGGCCAAAAGTATTACACATGGCACATAATGTATCTTCTTCACACTTAGGAATAAGGAACACTCTGAGTGCAGTTCTTCAACTCTTTTACTGGCCTGGTATAAAGAAAAGTGTCACTGAGTACTGTAAGTCTTGTGCCGTATGTCAGCTGGTTGGTAAGCCGAATCAGATTATAAAACCTGCCCCTTTACAGCCTATCCCTGTTTTACCTGAGCCTTTTGACAAAGTCATATTAGATTGTGTGGGTCCTTTACCTAAAAGTAAGAAGCAGAATCAATATACGATTACAATTATGTGCAGCTCCATTCGTTATCCTGATGCCTATCCACTTAGGAACATAAGTTCTAAGACACTGATCccagttttaataaaatttttcactCAGTATGGTATCACCAAGATTATCCAGACTGATAGAGGAAGTAACTTTACCTCTGATTTATTTAGACAGGTTATGGCAGCTATGAGCATTAAACATACTTTGTCCTCGgtataccatccagagagtcaaggagccctggaacgatttcatcaaacgtTGAAGGATGCCCTTAGGAAGTACTGTCAGGAACATCAGACAGACTGGGATGAAGGATTACCATTCGTGTTGTATGCCATCCGCAACACTCGACAAGAAAGTCTTGGATATTCCCCAGCCGAGTTGTTATATGGTAGGAAATTGAGAGGTTCATTGGAGGTACTCTATGACATGTGGACAGATCAGACGAAAGAGGTAACATTAGGAGATTATGTTAAGAACGTAAAAGGTAAGCTAGAGAGCTCTCGTAAATTTGCACAtgacatgaaatcaaattttgataataaggctgagacacgaagttttaggccaggtgaatctgttttaatgctagtacccataaggaaaacatttgaaaatagatatgaaggtcCTTATACAGTGATGAGCAGAAACAAGGATAATTATGTCATCTCTACTCCgggaaagagaaaaagcgagaAGATGGTGCATATAAACCTACTAAAAAAGTTTGAGACCCAATGTGACAAT GCTAGTGACTTGAAAAAGTTATTGGAACTTTTTCCAGAGATTTGTGGATGTGCCTACCCAGACATCATTG AGCCAAGTATTAGTCCTTGGGCATCACCATGTGTTTTAGGTGAAAAACCAGATGGCTCCTATAGACTCTGCACTGACTTTAGAAGACTAAATGAGGTAACTGTTTCGGATTCTTATCCATTACCAAGGGTGGATGACCTCATAGATCAGGTAAGCAATGCTGTATATGTTTCAAAGATTGATTTATTACGGGGTTATTATCAAGTCCCATTAGCAGATAACACAAAACCTCTGACAGCATTTACTACTCCAGATGGACTCTATCAATATACAGTCCTTCCATTTGGACTTAAGAATGCTCCTGTAGTTTTTCAAAGATTGATGGATCAAGTAATCAGCAATATGCCTGGTATTCGAGTATATCTTGACGACATTATTGTATTTTCAGATACTTGGCTGGACCATCTTTCTATGCTGAAGGATTTACTTAGCAGGTTAAGACAGGCTTGTTTGACAATTAACTTAACCAAGAGTGATTTCGGCCATGCAAAGCTGCAATACCTTAGATATATGATTGGTAGCGGCGAGGTATCCCCAGTAGCAGCCAAAGTAGACGCCATCACCAAGCTAAGCTGCCCAAGATCCAGACGTGAAGTAAGAAAATTCCCTGGGATGGTAGGCTACTATAGaaggttttgtaaaaacttctctgaAGTAGTAGCCGCATTAACTGACTTAACCAGCAGCAAGAGGAAGTTCGTTTGGACACCAGTTTGTGAGGAAGCCTTTTGA